One window from the genome of Pseudanabaena yagii GIHE-NHR1 encodes:
- a CDS encoding FHA domain-containing protein, translated as MSELTLTWVESDITKQYKIGLTMVRVGRDPARCDLVLSDPTVSGLHVVIYFDPQKRKFWLRNMRESNPPVVDGKRLVQGEIELQQNSAIALGHQILQITEIVTQSPPKSVPNPHSNNPNQAYGLQCPNLKCAKISSYEKITLVCPWCGTSLAGAASSILPLA; from the coding sequence ATGTCTGAATTAACACTAACTTGGGTGGAATCTGACATTACGAAACAATATAAAATTGGTCTCACGATGGTGCGGGTTGGGCGTGACCCTGCAAGGTGTGATTTAGTTTTATCCGATCCCACAGTGTCAGGCTTGCATGTGGTGATTTATTTTGACCCGCAGAAGCGAAAATTTTGGCTTAGGAATATGCGTGAATCCAATCCGCCAGTTGTTGACGGTAAGCGGTTAGTGCAGGGAGAAATCGAACTTCAGCAAAATAGCGCGATCGCATTGGGACATCAAATTTTGCAAATTACGGAAATCGTCACTCAATCCCCCCCCAAATCTGTACCAAATCCTCATAGCAATAATCCCAACCAAGCCTATGGATTGCAATGTCCAAATCTCAAATGCGCTAAGATTTCTAGCTATGAGAAGATAACCCTCGTATGTCCTTGGTGTGGTACTTCCTTAGCTGGTGCTGCCAGTAGTATTTTGCCTCTTGCTTAG